TGGTGGCGGAAACCGCGGCGCCCGAGACGGCAATCGTGGCGGACGTCCGACCGGTGGCGGTCGTGGCGGTGCAGGCGGCGGACGATCGTTCAGCAAGAAACCAGAAACGTATCGCGTGGTCGCCAAAGCGGATGCCAAACCGCTGACCGACGCGATGCAGGATGGCAAAGAACCGCTACGTTCATTTGGCGACTTGTTGCAGTTTTTTGGCAAAGACACCAAAACAGTGACGGAAAAGCCCGCGCCGAAACCGAAGAAGCCGAAGCCTGCTCCGACAACCGATGCCAGCGCCGAAGAGAAGGCCAAACCAGACGTTGCTCCGGAAACTCCTTCTGCTGCACCAGAATCGCCCGTTGCAGCACAACCGCCACAGGCTTCCGCATCGGAAACGGCAGCAACGCCGCCGAACTCTCCAGACCAAGCTGACAAGCCTGACGCATGAGTGACGACTTCGATTCACGACTGAACGCGGCAATCAATCGCGGGCAAAAAAGAGCTGACCAAAAAGCGTCAGCCCAACGCGCCAAAGAGATGTCGGAAGACGAACTGCGACGGCTGCACACGTCGTTGCGGCTGTCGTTGTCCGAGCGAATCGAACAGGCTGTCCACAAGGTTGCCGACCACTTCCCGGGTTTTCGCGAAGAATCGCTATTCGGCGAAGGCGGCTGGGGTGCGGCGTGCTATCGCGACGACTTGAAGTTGGTCGCCGGGCGGCGAGAGAACCAGTACAGCCGACTAGAAATGATGATTCGCCCCTACAGCGATTCACGGGTGCTTGACCTGAAAGGCAAAGGCACCGTCATGAACCGCGAGCTTTTCAACCGATCATTCTTTACGCCGATCGGCGAAGTCGAATCCGAAGAATTCGAGCAACTGATCGACAGTTGGGCGATCGAGTACGCGGAAGTCTACGCGTTAAAAACGCGAGTTTAAAACCACCAAGTGCATTGCCCGGTCCGTTTCCACTATGGCGAGGCTCGTCAAGACTTTGACGCGGCAAAAGTTTTGACGTCTTTCGCCACGCCATTTCAAGAAACCTGAAAGCGGCCGATTCGCAGATCAGCTGACCGGTTGGGCGAGTGACTTGCCGACTTTCACTAGCAAATCCTTGCTCTTTTGGATGCCTTCCATCTCGCCGAGCACGCTGCCTTCGTATTCGATGCCGACGTAGCCGTGATAGCCATGTGCGAGGACGATTTCCATCATCTTCGTATAGTCCGTGTGCGTCTCGTTTCCTTCGGCATCAAAGTCGTGCGTCTTGGCACTGACGGCCTTGGCGAACGGCATCAGCTCGGCAACACCTTGGTAACGATCGTACTCTTCGGGGTTGTCACCGCGCTTGATGAAGAAGTTGCCGAAATCGGGCAGCGTGCCACAGTTGTCCATTCCAACCATTTTGATCGTTTCCGACAACCACTTGCCATTGCTGCTGAGTCCACCGTGATTTTCCACGATCACGTTCAGACCATGCGGCGCTGCAAATTGACTTAGTTGCCGCAAGCCATCGGAAGCCAACTTCTGCTGTTCTTCGAAGCTGCCTTTGCTGGCCGCGTTGACGCGAATCGAATGGCAACCCAAGAATTTTGCTGCCTCGACCCAGCGGTGGTGCTTCTCGACGGCTTGCTTTCGTTTCGCAGTGTCAGGATCACCGAGATTGCCTTCGCCATCGACCATGATCAACAGACTCTTGACGCCTTCGCTGTCGGCACGGTCCTTCATGTCTGCCAGATATGCCTTGTCGTTGGCTTTGTCTTTAAAAAACTGATTGACGTACTCAACTCCGTCAATGCCGAAGTCTTGCTTAGCGATTCGAGCAAAATCGAGATTCGTGATCTTCGACG
The DNA window shown above is from Rubripirellula reticaptiva and carries:
- a CDS encoding sugar phosphate isomerase/epimerase family protein; protein product: MFRRQFLQATAAAAFATTLGAGRSRADEAESGELPFKISLAEWSLHRALKDESSKITNLDFARIAKQDFGIDGVEYVNQFFKDKANDKAYLADMKDRADSEGVKSLLIMVDGEGNLGDPDTAKRKQAVEKHHRWVEAAKFLGCHSIRVNAASKGSFEEQQKLASDGLRQLSQFAAPHGLNVIVENHGGLSSNGKWLSETIKMVGMDNCGTLPDFGNFFIKRGDNPEEYDRYQGVAELMPFAKAVSAKTHDFDAEGNETHTDYTKMMEIVLAHGYHGYVGIEYEGSVLGEMEGIQKSKDLLVKVGKSLAQPVS